In Deltaproteobacteria bacterium, one DNA window encodes the following:
- a CDS encoding winged helix-turn-helix transcriptional regulator, protein MRTYLRVMKAAADGTRTKILKMLQHRELCVCEMQAVLGVSQPSVSRHLRILEDADLVRGEKNGMWTNFRLAKTDETNQYARTVLANLRQWLENDPEILNLFEQVRTVDRSTCAKM, encoded by the coding sequence ATGAGAACCTACCTGAGGGTTATGAAGGCGGCTGCTGATGGCACGCGAACGAAGATTCTGAAGATGCTCCAGCACCGGGAACTTTGTGTCTGTGAAATGCAAGCGGTTCTCGGAGTGAGTCAGCCCAGTGTTTCTCGGCATCTACGAATTTTGGAGGATGCCGATCTCGTTCGAGGTGAAAAGAATGGCATGTGGACAAATTTCAGATTAGCAAAGACGGATGAGACCAATCAATATGCCAGGACGGTTCTGGCCAATCTTCGCCAATGGCTGGAAAACGATCCGGAAATCCTGAACCTTTTCGAGCAGGTCAGGACGGTTGATAGATCAACTTGCGCCAAAATGTGA
- a CDS encoding Hsp20/alpha crystallin family protein translates to MFELVPWIRRSTGVARPEKDLFDWFLEDFDIPTLWKEREEWVPAFDVSETEEDVIVRAELPGMNSKDIDISLTGDVLTIRGEKKRESEDKRENYHRKERTYGVFMRSFRLPVEVKNDAVDANYKDGVLTITLPKAEKHKPRRIKVAS, encoded by the coding sequence ATGTTTGAACTCGTACCCTGGATTCGGAGGAGTACAGGAGTTGCACGACCAGAAAAAGACCTGTTTGACTGGTTCCTGGAAGACTTTGATATCCCTACCCTGTGGAAAGAGCGAGAAGAGTGGGTTCCAGCCTTTGACGTTTCCGAGACAGAAGAGGACGTCATTGTTCGGGCTGAACTTCCGGGTATGAATAGCAAGGATATTGATATCTCTCTCACCGGTGATGTGTTGACCATCCGTGGTGAGAAGAAGAGAGAGTCTGAAGATAAACGAGAGAACTACCATCGAAAAGAACGAACCTACGGTGTCTTTATGAGAAGCTTTCGTTTGCCTGTAGAGGTCAAAAACGACGCTGTGGATGCCAACTACAAGGACGGCGTACTTACAATTACCTTGCCCAAAGCGGAGAAACACAAACCGCGAAGGATCAAGGTGGCAAGTTAA
- a CDS encoding histidine phosphatase family protein: MTDRAKEAPSGKCSRAYLVRHGVTAHNKLGIFTGWGKEPLDEQGVQQARRLARAFVGIRLAAFYTSPVARALQTAEIIAYQLPCQVLPDSDLGELRIPMWEGLSSKTIQALYPEQFHLWQRQPARLSMPGMEDLATLQKRIVGWLERKFQEHAGADFAAVSHMGPIRVAMLHYLGLSLEHYRENIIANAAVVVFIKKSVNQEVIVEGPYTGGCKRQLLSAGCSLCSPQQMRMNR; this comes from the coding sequence GTGACCGATCGGGCAAAGGAAGCTCCATCTGGAAAATGCAGCCGGGCTTATCTCGTTCGTCATGGGGTGACAGCTCATAATAAACTGGGCATTTTTACAGGGTGGGGCAAAGAACCTCTAGACGAGCAAGGCGTACAACAAGCAAGGAGACTTGCCAGGGCGTTTGTAGGAATAAGACTGGCAGCATTTTATACCAGCCCTGTTGCTCGGGCCCTACAGACAGCCGAAATTATTGCCTATCAACTGCCCTGCCAAGTTTTGCCAGATTCTGATCTTGGTGAACTGAGAATACCCATGTGGGAGGGGCTTTCTTCCAAGACAATCCAGGCCCTCTATCCAGAGCAATTTCACCTGTGGCAGCGACAGCCTGCCCGCCTCTCGATGCCTGGCATGGAGGATCTCGCCACGCTCCAGAAAAGAATAGTAGGCTGGTTGGAGAGGAAATTTCAGGAGCATGCTGGTGCTGATTTTGCCGCTGTCAGCCACATGGGGCCCATCAGAGTGGCCATGCTGCACTATCTGGGACTGAGTCTCGAGCACTACAGGGAAAACATAATTGCCAACGCTGCCGTGGTGGTCTTTATAAAGAAATCAGTGAACCAGGAAGTAATAGTGGAGGGCCCCTATACAGGTGGTTGTAAAAGACAGCTGCTGTCAGCAGGCTGCTCCCTGTGCTCGCCGCAGCAGATGCGGATGAACAGATAG